Proteins co-encoded in one Psychromonas sp. L1A2 genomic window:
- a CDS encoding ABC transporter permease, giving the protein MKTNKMIINWSWREIWSGQLWPVMVALTLIIACVVALSTLALRVEKVMTNQGRALLAADLVMRSSNPISSSLVDKAEAAGLTISSQSRFQTMAFSEKKLQLVTVKSVETSYPLRGALNLRDGREVVTHEVKPGELWLSPRLFSILETEIGDSIAIGDAELTITGVIDDEPELAYNPFNSIPNLFIHSSDLDKTGAIQVGSRVRYRLFLNGDLTSLAAFQESYELQSGESWVDQNRESRAARLMDKAKQYLSLTILMVILMAAVTLILTCLHYVRNRSETVSMLKSMGASRAWLRSWLTTQVLIMFAVAFVIGGSLGLLLEYLLRIPLAGILPKELPSVGVQPFVFAIGVALCIGLPALLIPLTRLLDAPAINVIQKQAVQYSKKSWWLLLLPLTALVVFYGANIQVWMVLIGLLVLFVVLASLSFKFLKLLSKLKWNAAFSLALSRISRSPKNSMMQLAALSGSLMLVALIWLIKSDLLGDWQQTLAPDAPNVFSINISPEDQPNYLKELDKFELPRSDAFAIIRGRITKIRDQNTTDLAVYEDPEIRILKREVNFTWMDQLPVYNEVVAGEWTGEKTVSVEVEVAEELGIKLGDEMTFEVNSQPFTATVNSFRAVEWQSLKPNFVFIFSKDAVADLPATWMVSFRAEENQTTFVNQLARLYPTVTLLDLRTMASKVQGLLRQISWSLTGLAALGVLAGILLIFTLLRLSLNERKREITLYRTLGASKKRISNTLWAEYGLLALSGGFVAAIAAEIILFGLMTWSFELPAQLHPMMFIVLPLLAVLVVFISLSTVIKALLKPLR; this is encoded by the coding sequence ATGAAAACAAATAAAATGATAATAAACTGGAGCTGGCGAGAGATATGGTCCGGTCAGCTTTGGCCTGTAATGGTTGCATTAACCTTGATCATTGCTTGTGTTGTTGCACTTTCTACGTTGGCATTACGTGTAGAAAAAGTAATGACGAATCAAGGTCGCGCGTTATTAGCTGCGGATTTGGTCATGAGATCATCAAATCCTATTTCTTCATCACTAGTAGATAAAGCAGAAGCTGCCGGACTCACTATTTCATCGCAAAGTCGCTTTCAAACGATGGCATTTAGTGAAAAAAAATTACAATTAGTCACTGTTAAAAGTGTAGAAACAAGTTATCCATTGCGCGGCGCGTTAAATTTACGTGATGGTCGCGAGGTTGTGACACATGAAGTGAAGCCCGGTGAACTATGGCTATCTCCTAGGTTATTTTCTATTTTAGAAACTGAGATAGGGGATTCAATTGCTATTGGCGATGCGGAGTTGACAATTACAGGGGTGATTGATGATGAGCCTGAGTTAGCTTATAACCCTTTTAATAGTATCCCCAACTTATTTATTCATAGTAGCGACCTAGATAAAACAGGTGCAATTCAAGTAGGGAGCCGAGTACGTTATCGCTTATTCCTTAATGGTGATTTAACTTCTTTAGCTGCTTTTCAAGAAAGTTATGAATTACAGTCTGGTGAATCATGGGTCGATCAAAACAGAGAAAGCCGTGCGGCCAGATTAATGGATAAAGCAAAGCAATATTTATCTTTAACTATTTTAATGGTTATTTTAATGGCTGCTGTAACCCTTATTTTAACCTGTTTACATTACGTCAGAAACCGAAGTGAAACTGTTTCTATGTTAAAAAGCATGGGGGCTAGTCGAGCATGGCTACGCAGTTGGTTAACAACACAAGTGTTGATTATGTTTGCCGTTGCTTTTGTTATCGGTGGTTCGCTAGGACTACTATTAGAGTATTTATTACGTATTCCACTCGCAGGTATTTTACCAAAAGAATTACCAAGCGTTGGCGTACAGCCTTTTGTCTTTGCCATTGGGGTCGCACTTTGTATTGGGTTACCTGCTTTATTGATCCCATTAACACGGTTATTAGATGCCCCTGCGATTAATGTTATTCAAAAACAAGCGGTACAATACTCCAAAAAAAGCTGGTGGTTATTATTGCTGCCCTTGACGGCATTGGTGGTGTTTTATGGCGCTAATATACAAGTCTGGATGGTCTTAATAGGTTTGCTCGTTTTATTTGTTGTATTAGCTTCTTTAAGCTTTAAGTTTTTAAAGTTATTAAGCAAGTTGAAGTGGAATGCTGCATTTAGTCTAGCGCTAAGTCGTATTAGTCGGTCACCCAAAAATAGCATGATGCAGTTAGCCGCATTATCTGGATCATTAATGTTAGTCGCATTAATCTGGCTAATTAAAAGTGATTTATTGGGGGATTGGCAACAAACATTAGCGCCTGATGCACCTAACGTATTCTCTATTAATATTAGTCCTGAAGATCAGCCTAATTATTTAAAAGAACTAGATAAGTTTGAACTACCAAGAAGTGATGCTTTTGCCATCATTCGTGGGCGTATTACAAAAATTAGAGATCAAAATACAACCGATCTTGCTGTTTATGAAGATCCTGAAATACGTATTTTAAAACGTGAAGTTAACTTTACTTGGATGGATCAATTACCTGTTTACAACGAAGTCGTCGCAGGTGAATGGACTGGTGAAAAAACAGTGTCTGTTGAGGTAGAGGTTGCTGAAGAGCTAGGCATAAAATTAGGCGATGAAATGACCTTTGAAGTAAATAGCCAACCATTTACTGCAACCGTTAATTCCTTTAGAGCTGTTGAATGGCAAAGTTTAAAGCCTAATTTTGTCTTCATCTTTAGTAAAGATGCCGTTGCTGATTTACCTGCAACATGGATGGTTAGTTTTAGAGCAGAAGAAAATCAAACAACCTTTGTAAATCAACTTGCTCGTTTATATCCGACGGTGACTTTATTAGATCTTCGTACAATGGCAAGTAAGGTACAAGGTCTATTAAGACAGATTTCTTGGTCTTTAACTGGTTTAGCGGCTTTAGGTGTATTAGCTGGTATTTTGCTTATTTTTACTTTATTGCGTTTAAGCTTGAACGAACGCAAACGAGAAATTACGTTGTATCGCACCTTAGGGGCAAGTAAAAAGCGTATTAGTAATACTTTGTGGGCTGAGTATGGATTATTGGCATTAAGTGGTGGCTTTGTTGCTGCTATTGCTGCTGAAATTATATTATTCGGCTTAATGACGTGGAGCTTTGAGCTACCAGCACAATTGCATCCAATGATGTTCATCGTGTTACCGCTATTGGCGGTGTTGGTTGTTTTTATTAGTTTAAGTACAGTGATTAAAGCATTGTTAAAACCATTACGTTAA
- the tesA gene encoding multifunctional acyl-CoA thioesterase I/protease I/lysophospholipase L1 yields MIKLVSLLCTLLFSSIVNSNTLLIVGDSLSAGYKMPVENSWPVLLPEKLKQQNQQIKIINASISGDTSGNGLARLPALLAKHQPDYVLLELGANDGLRGFSPDIVSNNLSAMIEQVKTKKAQPILMQLRVPTNYGKRYGDAFSSIYPSLSEEKNIPLMPFFLEYVITKPEWMMSDGLHPKEIAQPWIAEFIATELGKIIK; encoded by the coding sequence ATGATTAAACTCGTTTCCTTATTATGTACACTTTTGTTTTCATCTATCGTCAACAGTAACACGTTACTGATTGTTGGAGATAGTTTAAGCGCAGGTTACAAAATGCCAGTAGAAAATAGCTGGCCGGTATTATTACCAGAAAAATTAAAACAACAAAATCAACAAATTAAAATAATCAACGCCAGTATTTCAGGCGATACTAGTGGTAATGGTTTGGCGCGTTTACCCGCATTATTAGCAAAACATCAACCTGACTATGTATTACTTGAATTAGGTGCAAATGATGGTTTGCGTGGATTTTCACCCGATATCGTCAGTAATAATCTAAGTGCAATGATTGAGCAAGTCAAAACAAAAAAAGCTCAACCTATTTTAATGCAACTTAGAGTGCCGACAAACTATGGAAAACGTTATGGTGATGCATTCTCTAGTATCTACCCTTCATTAAGTGAAGAAAAAAATATCCCTCTCATGCCATTTTTCTTGGAATATGTGATTACTAAACCTGAATGGATGATGAGTGACGGTTTGCATCCAAAAGAAATAGCACAGCCATGGATTGCTGAATTTATTGCGACAGAATTAGGGAAAATAATAAAATAA
- the rpsO gene encoding 30S ribosomal protein S15, with product MSLSAEQKAEIVAKFGRSEGDTGSSEVQVALYTVQINHLQGHFKEHIHDHHSRRGLLRMVSQRRKLLDYLKRKDVAAYTALIAELGLRR from the coding sequence ATGTCACTAAGTGCAGAACAGAAAGCTGAGATTGTAGCAAAATTTGGTCGTTCAGAAGGCGATACTGGTTCATCTGAAGTTCAAGTTGCATTGTACACAGTACAAATCAACCACCTTCAAGGCCATTTCAAAGAGCACATCCATGATCACCACAGCCGTCGTGGTCTACTACGCATGGTTAGTCAACGTCGTAAATTACTTGACTACTTAAAGCGTAAAGATGTTGCTGCTTACACAGCATTAATCGCAGAATTAGGTCTACGTCGTTAA
- a CDS encoding ABC transporter ATP-binding protein, which produces MSQSIISVENITKSVISNNNELSILKGISFNINAGESVAIMGTSGAGKSTLMSLLAGLDQPTSGKISILGSTISTMDDEQRAKMRSESIGFVFQNFLLIPSLNALQNVTLPMVLRGNEDESSNNQKAKALLKEVGLAGRETHLPTQLSGGEQQRVALARAFVTRPKILFADEPTGNLDHKTAQHVIELLFAMNKDQGTTLVLVTHDAELAKRCQRTLIISDGQCQESA; this is translated from the coding sequence ATGAGTCAATCCATTATAAGTGTTGAAAACATTACTAAATCAGTTATTAGTAATAATAACGAGTTATCTATCCTAAAGGGGATCTCCTTTAACATCAATGCTGGTGAGTCAGTTGCTATTATGGGGACATCGGGTGCGGGTAAATCAACTTTAATGAGTTTACTTGCTGGATTAGACCAGCCAACCTCGGGAAAAATTTCAATTTTAGGTTCTACCATTTCTACGATGGATGATGAACAACGTGCGAAAATGCGCAGCGAATCTATTGGGTTTGTATTCCAGAATTTTCTACTTATCCCTTCTCTAAATGCGCTTCAAAATGTCACTTTACCAATGGTTTTACGTGGTAATGAAGATGAAAGTAGCAATAACCAAAAAGCTAAAGCATTATTAAAAGAAGTAGGTTTAGCTGGACGTGAAACTCATTTACCAACCCAACTCTCAGGTGGTGAGCAGCAACGTGTTGCATTAGCTAGAGCATTTGTTACACGCCCAAAAATCTTATTTGCCGATGAACCAACGGGTAACTTAGATCATAAAACGGCACAACATGTGATTGAACTACTATTTGCGATGAATAAAGATCAAGGCACAACATTGGTGTTAGTGACGCACGATGCTGAACTTGCTAAGCGTTGTCAACGTACTTTGATTATTAGTGATGGCCAGTGTCAGGAATCCGCATGA
- a CDS encoding PEP-CTERM sorting domain-containing protein: MLNSKRLLIAVTTSFYLMSALIATSAQASLITTSPETIISVSLDGDLNSAGSVSSGSLSSTEVIARERANESQEDLRIATFIDFDLSFLTSDIVNASTFSALFEIDFVSRLNTINDLSVLLGQVESAWSDESGSLPLFEYADSSTNQSVVVDNVKTDSFDTYTVDVTSIIQDWVNGDTENNGFVIFGSETAFQGAGFNNASLVVDVPEPSTIAIFAFGLLALVSRRVKK; encoded by the coding sequence ATGTTAAATTCAAAAAGACTTTTGATTGCTGTTACAACTAGCTTTTACTTAATGTCTGCATTAATCGCGACAAGTGCACAAGCTTCATTAATTACTACATCTCCAGAAACTATTATTAGTGTTTCTTTGGATGGTGACCTTAATTCAGCTGGTTCAGTTAGTAGTGGTTCATTATCTAGTACTGAAGTGATTGCACGTGAACGAGCTAATGAATCTCAAGAAGATTTACGTATTGCGACTTTTATTGATTTTGATTTAAGTTTCTTAACGTCAGATATCGTTAATGCTTCAACGTTCTCGGCATTGTTTGAAATTGATTTTGTTTCTCGTCTTAATACTATCAATGATTTAAGTGTTTTATTAGGGCAAGTTGAAAGTGCATGGAGTGATGAGTCTGGTTCTTTGCCTTTATTTGAATATGCTGATTCATCAACTAATCAATCTGTAGTGGTAGATAACGTTAAGACTGATTCGTTTGACACTTATACTGTTGATGTAACGAGCATTATCCAAGATTGGGTAAACGGCGACACAGAAAACAATGGTTTTGTTATCTTCGGTTCAGAAACTGCTTTTCAAGGCGCTGGATTTAATAATGCATCATTAGTTGTTGATGTACCTGAACCTTCTACTATTGCTATCTTTGCATTCGGCCTATTAGCTTTAGTATCTCGTAGAGTTAAGAAATAA
- a CDS encoding ExeM/NucH family extracellular endonuclease codes for MNKSLLAAGIAFALSAPTQADIFISEVIEGSGFNKAVEIANTGSSAVTLTGYTIAHSTNGGVPLEDLATGSTFDLSDVTIEAGDVYVIANTQADTEILNKADETSGGNPVNFNGDDPIALFIDGVAHDVAGEFDDVDWNKDVTLVRSFDQTPKAVYNSADWEILAKDDSSRLGSINGVSEVAEATAPEFDAEVTIMQLQGNGESSPFTDPDNFEFDSEEVFKVTGIVTHIQTASLGSDLPVGFFMQDATGDGDVTTSDGIFVSYSAVSGLDLTVGDEVVAYGQATESFDWTQLSAEFVEATGSNNPMTATTLETLDTDDDFEDTLERYEGMFIELNTGSDMKITRTFGFDFDSFRNNMVLAHGDINRQPNQNNNPGSAGAIEQTENNALNRLFIETATEAEDGVVPWYEDFGADNGTGTTEDYLRVGATVDGMQGFIGYSFSEFRLYVDNQLTAENFDHEGVDRTVAPVIESGDLKIATFNVLNYFNSEVGGAENPNGSNRGADNADDLAVQTAKIVAALVALDADFVGLMEVENNGFSEDSAIVALVTALNEALDEDKQYTIASSEDYDYIGTDAITNQAIYRANKLSLDEFDVIEMPQQHAPETGSESGDNFMRDAVTPTFTVIGTDKKLTISVNHLKSKGSTCYEDVINDEQLADTDLQGSCENFRVSGAFQLANSLAEKEGYTMIVGDLNAYASEDPLLLLTNQDNAETGYELKAAAYTYIGGDSDELGEQLHGPDGATLTESYGYIDTLAKFEEEGLSYSFNDEVGTLDYILVDEELGELVVDAAHWNINSIESGLFQYDYDFGDVNIYNDAYRSSDHDPAIIVLNFGIESDLGESISLPSEPVSLPVQTTTIDEDGTFTVVVDLTASTFNSLQIGTNVNAVISEVESSRAATSQTGSIDLTEEQITQGWATVEVKEASAGDVTVSSFIGDELVATNDYTLTTEEDTDNNADDTSGGSSNIFTLLSLLGFAGWRLRRRQQS; via the coding sequence ATGAATAAAAGTTTATTAGCAGCAGGTATAGCATTTGCTCTTTCAGCACCAACACAAGCCGATATTTTCATTTCAGAAGTTATTGAAGGTAGTGGTTTTAATAAAGCAGTTGAAATCGCAAACACAGGTAGCAGTGCAGTAACACTTACAGGTTACACTATTGCTCATAGTACTAACGGTGGAGTACCACTAGAAGACTTAGCAACAGGTTCTACTTTTGATTTAAGCGATGTAACAATTGAAGCTGGCGACGTATATGTAATAGCAAATACGCAAGCAGACACTGAAATATTGAATAAAGCAGATGAAACATCAGGTGGCAACCCTGTGAACTTCAACGGTGATGATCCCATTGCCTTGTTTATCGATGGCGTTGCACATGATGTCGCCGGTGAATTTGATGATGTAGATTGGAATAAAGACGTAACATTAGTGCGCTCTTTCGACCAAACTCCAAAAGCAGTTTACAACAGTGCAGATTGGGAAATACTGGCTAAAGATGATTCAAGTAGACTAGGCAGTATTAATGGGGTAAGTGAAGTAGCAGAAGCAACAGCACCTGAATTTGATGCTGAAGTTACCATCATGCAACTACAAGGTAACGGTGAAAGTTCACCATTCACCGATCCTGATAACTTTGAGTTTGACTCAGAAGAAGTGTTTAAAGTAACAGGTATTGTGACACACATCCAAACGGCTTCTTTAGGCAGTGACTTACCTGTTGGATTTTTTATGCAGGATGCAACGGGTGATGGTGACGTAACAACATCCGATGGTATTTTTGTAAGTTACAGTGCAGTATCAGGTTTAGACTTAACAGTAGGCGATGAAGTAGTTGCTTATGGTCAAGCAACAGAATCCTTTGATTGGACACAACTTTCAGCTGAATTTGTAGAGGCAACGGGTAGTAATAACCCAATGACGGCAACGACATTAGAAACGTTAGACACTGATGATGATTTTGAAGATACCTTAGAACGTTATGAAGGTATGTTTATCGAGTTAAACACTGGTTCTGACATGAAAATCACACGTACTTTTGGTTTCGACTTTGATAGTTTCAGAAACAACATGGTACTTGCTCATGGTGATATCAACCGTCAGCCGAACCAAAATAACAACCCAGGATCAGCAGGCGCAATTGAACAAACGGAAAATAATGCTTTAAATCGTCTATTTATTGAAACAGCGACAGAAGCTGAAGATGGAGTCGTGCCTTGGTATGAAGATTTCGGTGCAGATAACGGTACTGGCACAACCGAGGATTATTTACGTGTTGGTGCAACGGTTGACGGTATGCAAGGTTTTATTGGTTACTCATTCTCGGAATTCCGTTTATATGTTGATAATCAATTAACAGCAGAAAACTTTGATCATGAAGGTGTCGATCGAACAGTTGCACCTGTTATTGAGTCTGGTGACCTAAAAATCGCTACATTTAACGTATTGAACTACTTTAACTCAGAAGTGGGCGGTGCAGAAAATCCAAACGGTAGCAATCGTGGTGCTGACAATGCAGATGATTTGGCAGTGCAAACAGCAAAAATTGTCGCAGCATTAGTTGCGCTTGATGCTGACTTTGTAGGGTTAATGGAAGTTGAAAATAATGGCTTTTCAGAAGACTCCGCAATCGTTGCGTTGGTAACAGCATTAAACGAAGCATTAGATGAAGATAAGCAATACACTATCGCGTCTAGTGAAGACTACGATTACATCGGTACCGATGCCATTACTAATCAAGCCATCTACCGTGCTAATAAATTAAGTTTAGATGAGTTTGATGTGATAGAAATGCCACAACAACATGCACCTGAGACTGGTTCTGAATCGGGTGATAATTTCATGCGTGACGCGGTAACGCCTACTTTTACAGTGATTGGCACAGATAAAAAACTAACGATTTCTGTTAATCATTTAAAATCTAAAGGCTCTACCTGTTATGAAGATGTTATAAACGATGAACAATTAGCCGATACTGATTTACAAGGTAGCTGTGAAAACTTCCGTGTATCTGGTGCTTTCCAATTAGCTAACTCTTTAGCGGAGAAAGAAGGTTACACCATGATTGTGGGTGACCTAAATGCGTATGCAAGTGAAGACCCGCTTCTACTATTAACCAACCAAGATAATGCAGAAACAGGTTATGAACTTAAGGCTGCCGCTTACACTTATATTGGTGGTGACAGTGATGAGCTAGGTGAACAGTTACATGGTCCAGATGGTGCGACATTAACTGAGAGTTATGGCTATATCGATACACTAGCTAAATTTGAAGAAGAGGGTTTAAGCTACTCATTCAATGATGAAGTCGGTACATTAGATTACATTTTAGTAGATGAAGAGCTTGGCGAACTAGTCGTTGATGCTGCACATTGGAATATTAACTCAATAGAAAGCGGTTTATTTCAATATGATTACGACTTTGGTGATGTAAACATTTATAACGATGCTTACCGTTCATCAGATCACGATCCTGCTATCATCGTTTTAAACTTCGGTATAGAGAGTGATTTAGGTGAAAGTATTTCATTACCAAGTGAACCTGTTTCATTGCCCGTTCAAACAACAACGATTGATGAAGATGGTACATTCACTGTAGTTGTTGATCTAACCGCTTCTACTTTCAATAGTTTACAAATAGGCACCAATGTAAATGCAGTTATTTCAGAAGTTGAAAGTTCGCGAGCAGCAACAAGCCAAACGGGTTCAATAGACTTAACTGAAGAGCAAATAACACAAGGCTGGGCAACGGTTGAAGTAAAAGAGGCTAGCGCAGGAGATGTAACAGTATCTAGCTTTATAGGTGATGAATTAGTTGCAACAAACGACTACACGTTAACGACAGAAGAAGATACAGATAATAACGCTGACGACACTAGCGGTGGTAGTAGCAACATATTCACATTGTTATCACTACTAGGCTTTGCTGGATGGCGTTTAAGACGTCGTCAACAAAGTTAA
- a CDS encoding DMT family transporter yields MIKNQKTATLFALLAVLMWSTVATAFKITLTYFSALQMLLVASFVSSAVLLIICYRQHKISLLKTSFLKRPYFYLLMGAINPFLYYSLLFQAYDLLPAQQAQSLNYTWAITLSLLAVPVLGQKLRRNDIIAITLGYLGALIIATKGNLLALDFVSPLGVTLALLSTILWACYWIFNSKNDADPMIALSLCFLCSLPMIMLTVLIFDDIYITAWQGWLGAAYIGLFEMGLAFVAWLTALKYAESTSKISNLIFISPFVSLLLLSQIIGETIYPATVIGLILIIVGLFIQKRA; encoded by the coding sequence ATGATTAAAAACCAAAAAACAGCCACGCTGTTTGCGTTATTAGCAGTATTAATGTGGTCCACTGTAGCCACTGCTTTTAAGATTACATTGACTTATTTCAGCGCATTACAAATGCTATTAGTAGCAAGTTTTGTAAGTAGCGCTGTATTACTCATTATCTGCTATCGACAACATAAAATAAGCTTACTTAAAACGAGTTTTTTAAAGCGCCCTTACTTTTATCTTTTAATGGGGGCAATTAATCCTTTTTTATATTATTCATTGCTTTTTCAGGCCTACGACTTATTACCCGCACAACAAGCACAATCTCTTAATTACACCTGGGCGATTACCCTCTCTTTATTGGCTGTTCCCGTATTAGGGCAGAAGTTACGCCGTAACGATATTATTGCTATTACATTAGGTTACTTAGGCGCGTTGATTATTGCCACTAAAGGAAACTTACTCGCGCTTGATTTTGTCAGCCCTTTAGGTGTTACTTTAGCTTTACTAAGTACTATTCTTTGGGCTTGTTATTGGATATTTAATAGCAAAAATGATGCAGATCCTATGATTGCTTTATCGTTATGCTTTTTATGCAGTTTACCTATGATCATGTTAACCGTCTTAATTTTCGATGATATTTACATAACCGCTTGGCAAGGTTGGTTGGGTGCGGCCTATATCGGGTTATTTGAGATGGGGCTTGCTTTTGTTGCTTGGCTAACAGCATTAAAATACGCTGAAAGCACCAGTAAAATTAGTAATTTAATTTTTATATCCCCTTTTGTCTCTCTATTATTATTAAGTCAGATTATTGGAGAAACTATCTACCCTGCTACCGTGATTGGTCTCATATTAATCATAGTCGGACTGTTCATTCAAAAACGCGCTTGA